A genomic region of Phosphitispora fastidiosa contains the following coding sequences:
- a CDS encoding S41 family peptidase, with protein MSERRRVLVGVVGVLLVLAVLSGGFVTGALITDYDNLGTLTRVISLVREHYLETAESAEMVDGAIKGVVDSLGDPYSVYMPPKMYKELTDQVRGSFGGIGILVGQQAEHLVVVKPIKDTPAYKEGIKAGDVIFKIDGKDTKDMDMDSAVNMMRGPVGTEVKVTVFRKSDNKMHDFTIAREIIRVPTVEGEILPETDIAYVSIMQFTLNTAAELQKTLADLEVSIENQDAGKVKGIILDMRGNPGGELEAAVNVADMFVPEGPIVFITYRSADEEMYKADSRYLNLPLVVLVDGNSASASEIVAGAIKDTQAGTLVGTKTFGKGVVQSLYELQNDAGLKLTTGKYLTPKRNDINKKGIEPNVKIELAEDAETDVQLEKAIEILEQKIK; from the coding sequence TTGTCAGAACGGCGCAGGGTACTGGTTGGTGTTGTAGGGGTATTGCTTGTGCTTGCGGTTCTTTCGGGCGGATTTGTGACCGGTGCCTTGATAACAGATTACGATAACCTGGGCACACTAACCCGGGTTATTTCTTTGGTCCGGGAGCACTACCTGGAAACGGCAGAATCTGCTGAGATGGTTGATGGGGCAATTAAAGGGGTTGTTGATTCATTGGGTGACCCATACTCGGTTTACATGCCGCCCAAAATGTACAAGGAACTGACCGATCAGGTGAGGGGAAGTTTTGGCGGAATCGGCATCCTGGTAGGCCAGCAGGCAGAACACCTGGTGGTAGTAAAGCCTATTAAGGATACTCCTGCTTACAAGGAGGGTATTAAGGCAGGAGATGTTATTTTTAAGATTGATGGGAAAGATACCAAGGATATGGATATGGATTCGGCTGTTAACATGATGCGGGGTCCGGTGGGCACTGAGGTTAAGGTGACTGTATTTCGGAAGTCAGATAACAAGATGCATGATTTTACAATTGCGCGGGAAATTATCAGGGTTCCCACTGTTGAAGGAGAGATACTCCCAGAGACGGATATCGCCTATGTCAGCATAATGCAGTTCACCTTGAATACTGCGGCTGAGCTTCAGAAAACCTTGGCTGACCTGGAGGTTTCTATAGAAAATCAAGATGCCGGAAAAGTAAAAGGGATAATTCTCGATATGAGAGGAAACCCTGGCGGTGAATTGGAGGCTGCAGTTAATGTCGCCGATATGTTTGTCCCTGAAGGACCAATAGTTTTCATTACTTATCGCTCGGCTGACGAAGAAATGTATAAGGCTGACAGCCGGTATCTCAATTTACCCCTTGTCGTCCTGGTGGACGGAAACAGCGCCAGCGCTTCCGAAATTGTGGCCGGCGCCATTAAAGATACCCAGGCCGGTACTTTGGTTGGCACTAAGACATTTGGGAAGGGTGTTGTCCAGTCACTTTATGAACTGCAGAACGACGCAGGTCTTAAACTGACTACAGGTAAGTATCTCACCCCCAAACGAAATGATATAAATAAAAAGGGTATTGAACCAAATGTGAAAATTGAACTGGCTGAAGATGCTGAAACGGATGTCCAACTTGAAAAGGCAATTGAAATTCTTGAGCAGAAGATAAAGTAG
- a CDS encoding N-acetylmuramoyl-L-alanine amidase has translation MSNPKDILIAIDDGHGMETPGKQTPAFPDGTRIKENQFNKPASEAYAAAMQRCGARIMFVAPEDTDAPLGVRVDRANDAKATLFVSWHFNAFRGIWDQTKGGSETHHHPNSAEGEKLAQCIQQEIIKGTPQVNRGVKASNFYVLREPDMPAALIENGFMDVSEEAKLMLNPEFQIEQAEQAAEGTCKYLGIPYIPPNVSVGVPIIGPPSATFEQAIAWARAKDATPWFISLAPIYWRLAPKVGMDPAVPYAQSFKETDGGYRHGMSNAKIDERWNNPCGLKIPQGGSDKDPNAHKKFATPEEGVQAHIDHLALYAGAPGYPKADTPDPRHFSFIRGRAATVEALGGKWAPNPDYGKSIVEGYLEPLKETPAPKLPQPITEEERAMKKLMDAGIVLNDHDFDDKVTWREFAIVVARVLDKCSNVIDKRIG, from the coding sequence ATGTCTAATCCTAAAGATATCCTGATTGCTATTGATGACGGCCATGGGATGGAAACACCAGGGAAACAGACTCCTGCATTTCCGGACGGGACAAGGATAAAGGAAAACCAGTTCAATAAGCCCGCTTCAGAAGCCTATGCCGCCGCCATGCAAAGGTGCGGCGCAAGAATAATGTTTGTGGCCCCGGAGGATACTGATGCCCCCTTAGGTGTCCGGGTTGATAGGGCCAATGATGCCAAAGCAACTCTTTTCGTGAGTTGGCACTTTAACGCATTCAGGGGCATATGGGATCAGACAAAAGGCGGCAGCGAAACACATCATCACCCTAACAGTGCTGAGGGGGAAAAACTTGCTCAGTGCATACAACAGGAAATAATCAAAGGCACTCCCCAGGTTAATAGGGGGGTCAAGGCATCTAACTTCTATGTGTTACGCGAACCTGATATGCCTGCCGCATTAATTGAAAACGGTTTTATGGACGTCAGCGAAGAAGCAAAATTAATGCTTAATCCTGAGTTCCAGATAGAACAGGCAGAGCAGGCGGCAGAAGGAACCTGTAAATATCTCGGGATACCCTATATTCCCCCGAATGTCAGTGTAGGTGTTCCAATTATCGGGCCTCCGTCTGCTACATTTGAACAGGCCATTGCATGGGCAAGGGCCAAGGATGCTACGCCATGGTTTATTAGTCTGGCCCCTATCTATTGGAGATTAGCCCCCAAGGTTGGGATGGACCCGGCAGTGCCATATGCCCAAAGCTTTAAAGAGACTGACGGCGGGTATCGTCACGGAATGAGCAATGCAAAAATAGACGAACGGTGGAACAATCCCTGCGGGCTCAAGATACCCCAAGGTGGCAGCGACAAAGACCCGAATGCCCATAAAAAGTTTGCCACTCCAGAAGAAGGGGTGCAGGCCCATATTGACCATTTAGCCCTTTATGCAGGGGCCCCAGGATACCCCAAAGCAGATACTCCGGATCCCCGGCACTTTTCATTTATCCGGGGCAGGGCCGCAACCGTTGAAGCGTTAGGCGGTAAGTGGGCTCCTAATCCGGATTACGGCAAGTCCATTGTCGAAGGATATCTGGAGCCGCTTAAGGAAACACCGGCTCCCAAACTGCCGCAGCCCATAACAGAAGAAGAACGGGCCATGAAGAAGCTCATGGATGCGGGGATCGTGCTAAACGACCACGATTTTGATGATAAAGTGACATGGCGGGAATTTGCCATAGTCGTTGCAAGGGTGTTGGACAAGTGTTCCAATGTTATTGATAAGAGGATAGGTTGA
- a CDS encoding PDZ domain-containing protein, with amino-acid sequence MSEILYFAKLIAGELIGVLQNLLFWVVMVLVAFQYRRIAKARESLFGIRGNTVLRDTLTATWYGFIGGILGSILLVLTGINLTGLAINYIWPLALFLMLINPRFLCFSYAGGIVALSNLLLGVPAVDVPQLMGLVAILHLVESVLIYFSGHAGASPMYLKKPSGHMVGGFTLQKFWPLPIVAVAFLPEASGLTILPQMPDWWPLIQSGNGFILGMSGVLFPFVAGLGYGDLALAHTPVEKSKLSARNLGIYSFVLLGLALLASRFQVFEYLAALFAPLGHEIVIYIGQHIEFKGRPVFVPPLRGVRVLEAVPNTAVQAAGIRSGDIIYTINGQPVNSKRDIETVLVSGTRLLEIEYITHRKKKWQRVILELKRHQPTGIIAVPEGDEYTYTEFASQSIISRIAGKFLGTKKS; translated from the coding sequence ATGAGTGAAATACTTTATTTTGCCAAACTGATAGCCGGAGAATTAATCGGGGTGCTGCAGAACCTGCTATTTTGGGTAGTCATGGTCCTGGTGGCTTTTCAATATCGCAGGATTGCCAAAGCCAGGGAAAGCCTTTTTGGTATCAGGGGCAATACCGTACTCCGGGATACGCTGACTGCTACGTGGTATGGTTTCATCGGTGGAATCCTGGGAAGCATCCTCCTGGTTTTGACAGGAATCAACCTGACAGGTCTGGCTATAAACTACATCTGGCCTCTGGCCTTGTTTCTGATGCTGATAAATCCACGGTTCCTCTGTTTTTCGTATGCCGGGGGCATAGTTGCTTTAAGCAATCTCCTGCTGGGAGTTCCGGCGGTGGATGTGCCCCAGTTGATGGGGTTGGTGGCCATCCTGCACTTGGTCGAAAGTGTGCTCATATATTTCAGTGGTCATGCAGGCGCTTCGCCGATGTACCTGAAAAAACCGTCCGGGCACATGGTCGGAGGGTTCACCCTGCAGAAATTTTGGCCTCTACCGATAGTGGCGGTTGCCTTTTTGCCTGAGGCCTCGGGACTTACCATACTGCCGCAAATGCCTGACTGGTGGCCTTTGATCCAGTCTGGAAACGGCTTTATCCTGGGCATGTCGGGAGTACTCTTTCCTTTTGTGGCCGGCCTGGGATATGGCGACCTGGCTTTAGCCCATACTCCTGTTGAGAAAAGCAAGCTGTCGGCACGTAATCTGGGGATATACAGCTTTGTTTTACTGGGCCTGGCCCTATTAGCGTCACGTTTTCAGGTCTTTGAGTACCTGGCTGCGCTTTTTGCTCCCCTGGGGCACGAGATAGTAATCTATATTGGGCAGCACATTGAGTTCAAGGGCAGACCCGTTTTTGTACCTCCCCTGAGAGGGGTCCGGGTGCTGGAAGCTGTGCCCAACACGGCAGTACAGGCAGCTGGTATTCGTTCAGGAGATATTATCTATACCATAAACGGACAGCCGGTTAACAGTAAGCGTGATATTGAGACGGTGCTGGTCAGCGGGACGCGCCTGCTGGAAATAGAGTATATTACCCATCGCAAAAAGAAGTGGCAGAGAGTCATCCTGGAACTGAAACGACACCAGCCAACGGGGATAATTGCTGTTCCGGAAGGTGATGAATATACATATACCGAGTTTGCCAGCCAGAGTATTATTTCCCGTATCGCGGGGAAATTCCTGGGAACCAAAAAAAGCTGA
- a CDS encoding FtsK/SpoIIIE domain-containing protein: MPKKQEPVLDLKMLKYHWWRYVPTFKDHDIPIKVLETFDNLGFITKDHRKPVIINRKKTEYGWHLVVRLPPGISFQSVLRKKNYFSDAVNSFIVMTFDGVLQMDIQVNNLPSKIPYKALEPPKMLLPIPIGYTPKGVEWLDLADAPHMLVAGESGFGKSNFLHQAILSLLPFARIFIIDPKQLDFGYLSKHVVLAEEDEQIYNLLEGLNKEHDRRVKILKKAGCVKIQQYEGGDMPLIIIVIDELAEIRDKDTHVMLHRLLRMSRAVGLHIVTGTQRPSVKAFGEAAGDARMLYSARLCYLVPSEIDSRMVLGEENSMAAWLPAIKGRGIFKFGMKLSEVQTMYLPIEKAKKIVNNMEARRWDIEPCAKRLLPG, encoded by the coding sequence TTGCCCAAAAAGCAGGAACCTGTCCTTGATCTAAAAATGCTGAAATATCATTGGTGGAGATATGTTCCCACGTTTAAGGACCATGATATTCCAATTAAGGTTCTTGAAACATTTGATAATCTTGGTTTTATTACAAAGGATCACCGGAAGCCGGTAATAATTAACCGAAAGAAAACAGAATATGGCTGGCATTTGGTAGTAAGGCTCCCGCCTGGGATTAGTTTTCAGTCAGTGCTCAGGAAGAAAAACTATTTCTCTGATGCGGTAAATTCGTTTATAGTTATGACATTTGATGGTGTTTTACAGATGGATATTCAAGTTAACAACTTGCCCTCTAAGATACCCTATAAAGCCTTGGAACCGCCCAAAATGTTATTGCCGATACCAATAGGTTATACCCCCAAAGGGGTTGAATGGTTAGACTTAGCCGATGCGCCACACATGTTAGTTGCCGGGGAGAGCGGTTTCGGAAAATCAAACTTCCTGCACCAGGCAATATTGTCACTATTGCCTTTCGCTCGGATATTTATCATTGACCCGAAACAATTAGATTTTGGATACTTGTCCAAACATGTTGTGCTGGCCGAAGAAGATGAACAAATTTACAATTTACTCGAGGGATTGAACAAAGAACATGATAGGCGGGTTAAGATTCTCAAAAAGGCGGGCTGCGTTAAGATTCAGCAGTATGAGGGAGGTGACATGCCGCTTATTATTATTGTGATTGATGAATTAGCAGAGATCCGCGATAAAGATACTCATGTCATGCTCCACCGTTTACTTAGAATGTCAAGGGCTGTTGGATTGCACATCGTGACTGGCACTCAAAGACCTTCCGTAAAGGCTTTTGGTGAGGCCGCTGGTGATGCCAGGATGCTTTATTCAGCAAGGCTCTGTTATCTTGTGCCGTCAGAGATAGATTCGAGGATGGTCCTGGGTGAAGAGAACAGTATGGCTGCCTGGTTGCCGGCAATAAAGGGCCGCGGAATTTTCAAGTTTGGAATGAAGCTGAGTGAGGTTCAAACCATGTACCTTCCCATAGAAAAAGCAAAGAAAATAGTAAATAATATGGAGGCTAGGAGGTGGGACATTGAACCTTGTGCAAAGAGGCTACTGCCGGGATAA
- a CDS encoding uracil-DNA glycosylase has protein sequence MSPKEGLDGCSSIADLAVLARDCRSCGLREGCRGVVFGKGSPKAKLMFIGEGPGADEDRQGLPFVGAAGQLLDKIIAAAGFTMNEVYIANIVKCRPPGNRNPSPEEAAACRPWLLKQIELINPAIIVLLGSVALQNMINPQARITRERGKWILKQGIYCMATYHPAALLRDATKKRPVWEDIKQVRDRYRRLFGGQS, from the coding sequence ATGTCGCCTAAGGAAGGGCTCGACGGATGTAGTTCTATAGCAGACCTGGCTGTTCTGGCCCGTGACTGTCGTAGCTGTGGGCTGCGGGAAGGATGCCGCGGTGTTGTATTTGGGAAAGGCAGCCCGAAAGCAAAGCTGATGTTTATCGGAGAAGGCCCAGGCGCTGATGAGGACCGGCAGGGCCTGCCTTTTGTTGGCGCTGCGGGGCAGCTTCTGGATAAGATAATAGCTGCAGCCGGGTTTACCATGAACGAGGTTTACATTGCCAATATAGTGAAGTGCCGGCCGCCCGGCAACAGAAACCCTTCCCCTGAGGAAGCCGCCGCCTGCCGGCCCTGGCTGTTAAAGCAGATAGAGCTGATTAATCCGGCCATAATTGTCCTTTTGGGGTCAGTGGCCTTGCAGAACATGATTAACCCACAGGCACGGATAACCCGGGAGCGCGGCAAATGGATATTAAAGCAGGGTATTTACTGTATGGCCACTTATCACCCGGCCGCACTGCTTCGAGATGCCACCAAAAAGAGGCCTGTCTGGGAAGACATTAAACAGGTCAGGGACCGCTACCGGCGGTTGTTTGGCGGACAGAGCTGA